agaATGGCaatttaaagtgttttttatgaattattgTAGAATAACTGCTCGTGTACTAACTGCAACCATTTCAATTGCTACAAATCGAAGCAAGGCACATATagttaataatttttgttgtgTCTGCAGTTCTATCATATGTTTTACCATATATGGGGCTACgtttaaaaacaaagaattaCAATTCATAGTAAACAGAAACTATCATCTTATGGCGAGAACACGTTTTTCGCAACTTTGAACGATTTATATGGTTCTTAATCTGTTTTTGGAAACGATATATTCTAATTAGAAGTTTTTATAGCACAGAAAGcgattttcatttacatttgaGCTGTGGTATGAATTGCCATGCTTTTGGTTTAGTTACCGAAGCTCTTGGATTTTATAGCTGACTATACTGCGTTTATTAAAGCGTTcttttttagttttcaatAAAAGCTACGTGGATAGCCTGCCCTGGAAAAGTATTCGACTACCAGCGAACACTAACAATTTTTGCGAAAACCACGAGGAAATCAGCCCTACAAGCATTTGGTTATGGATCTTGGCCATTTACACGCTATCTTTTGATCGCTTTTCGGTCACATTTCACTTTTGTTgcacaaacaataaaaaaatattcaccAGTTtcacttaataaaaaaaaacgttcaTTTATTAGCGCTCGAGCGATTTATTAGCCATGTTGAGGGGCCATTTTCAGTGGATTTTAGATGGTGTGTACACGTTGATCAACTGGAGGCTGTCGTTATCTGCGGTTAAGGGAGCAGCTGCTATCTCCGTCCATATAGCCCGGTGTGGGATATACATCTTGGGACACACAGAGCCTCCTACTTGCTGGCCACGGCCTTCTTGGGCTTGGCCTGGGTGCCCTCGCGGAATCCGTTGCGGAAACGGCGGCGCACAACCTTCAGGTGCTGCATGCGACCGGTGCCGGTGGTCTTCCTCCTCTTGGCCTTCACGGACCAGTTGTCTAGTGTGCGGAGAATACAATTATTAACCTGGTTACTGGGCGGGGATTGGGGCATCTTGACTTACAGGAACGCAACTTGGCGGCGGGGTAGCCGCACTGGGCGCAAGTGGACTTCTGGATGTGGTAGGAGGAGCGGCCACAGCGACGGCACAGGGTGTGCGTCTTATTGTGGCGCTTACCAAAGCTGGAGGTACCCTTCGTCTGTAATGGAAACACGCAGGGTATTAGCAGTTCGGCTTGCACGGCacactcaaaaaaatataagggAAAACACTCGAAATAGGCTGCCTGGCTGGCAGGGCAAGTGTATTTCGGTTTAACGAGCACATTGTACGCACCATCTCTCGTGGCGAACGGTTTAAGAATCGAACGAAACTTGCAAGCTACAAATTTAGCACGTGGCTTCTAGCAAAGACGACTTCTCCGGAAGCGcagcaaaaagaaaagggaAGAAGAAGAGACGCTGGTGGTGAGCAGAGATTAGTGTGGCCGCGTTGCGCGAGTATCGATAGTTTTTGTCCGCAGGGTTGCTTAAATACCGAAAGTTGGTATTTATGGTGTAGCCATTTGGTGGCCTAGCAGCCGCAGAGTTGCCAGACGGatagaaaatttaattatatactGAACTACAAAAACACTGCATTAATGTACAGCCACTTTACGTAATTGTAGAACACATAATGTATCCGATTTAATGAACCTATTATTGTTTCTATTACAACAGTTATCAAAATTAACAGCCTCGTATCAAAAAATACCAATTACATAAATTTCTCATAACAGCGGACTTGCGCCTAACAGCACTACTATCGGCTGCCATTTCGATAGCACAACAGCACTTGGCAAGTTGGCATTTTAACAGCGACACCATATGTTAAATCAGCTGTTCCTTCAAAAGGCCAATAGATGGCGCTTATTATTGCCCGCCAATTTTGAAGTATGATTTGTATTTCGTTCATTTACAAACTTCGTttattggaaataataaaaccaaCCAGAAAGGTAAAAATCCAAATCTTGTTTAGTAAAAATAttcattgttttatttatgaaataaattattattatttacattggaaataatgcacgaaattcaaataatattGCATACTGAGCGACATTTTAGCACTGGACCGCTCGACGATACACACGCGAAAACAAAATCTACAAATTACAAGACTCTAGAAATACAAATACAGGGCGATATATAATGGGTAGGTACAAAAACATAATGAAATGGTGTAGCTTGGTGAGTTGGggctaataataatatatatactcttTCGATCCTGTGCAGATATTTATACACTATGTTCGGTGTGGCACGCGTACTACGATAttatttgctgttgctgctgctgccgatTGGAGTTTTGtgatttgtttttgaatttttttttatggattttttCTTGTGGAATGGATGGGTAGTTCTATCTAGTGTAAGTGTTTACGTAACTAATTTGCGACTATGAGCAAGTCGATTGGGCTTGAGACCTCAAACGAAACCAAGTTGCACATAATTTGGCTGCAGCTGTGTGATCTGCTTGCTGGGTGAAGGGGAAATGGGGTGGAGTGACCTTCGGGGAGGTGTGGATGTGGGTGGACTTGGTGGTGCCTTGCAACTAATTACTACGCCTCGCCTTTTTGCCCTTTTTCACGCCTTTACATACAACTAATtcataaagaaaatttaactAAGAACCTTATGAAAGCTTTGCGAATAAATTATACGAGTTCGGACCAAATCTTAGCACGAGTGCATATATACTTATAAATGGGACCGTACCCGAAACTCCGGGACTTTAAAAACCACAAAGTTTTGGTaaacatttaaacaaattgtcaAGAAGAGattcaagttttttttttgtatagaTTTATGGAATGTTTGTTCCTAAAAGTTCTCAAATGTATATTTCTTTAACCAAAGGTTCTAAAGTCTCCGAAGATTTCTGAGTTTCAgcccaaaaaataaacatagcATACGATTATATAGCTAAGTACTGACTTGCAAGTTAAATGATCTCTTGCGCTGATGTTTTAacatttctctttttttcacTATAAACAGAAAAGTTTTCTCCTTACATTTTCCGAACCCCTTTTTTCTCCATCTGTGGCTTACATAACTAATGCGCGAAAAAAAACTGATgctaaaattaaacaaaaaacgttTCGTTGTTGCGCTCGCATTGCAGTTCTCAGATCGCGATTTTCGAATCtgaatccaaatccaaaaccaaaaacccgagtccaaatcaaaatccaaatccaagtccgaatccgaatccgatcTCTACGCCGACTGCTGCTGGCCACTATCGTTCGTTTGGCTACTGCCGCTCCACATTGATGGTGATGACCATGGTTGGTCAATAGTGgccgccaccaccgcctccgccgccaccaccaccaccactatGTCGGTGGTGCTCGCGTCTGCCGGAGGAGTGATCCCGATCGCGGTAGTCGCCGTTGCGGGAGCTGCTCTTgtggtgatgatggtgatggcgCTTCTTCTCGCCCTTCAGGCACACATCCGACACCACCGAGGACACCACCATCTCGGAGTCATCCCGCATGCCGTAGTTGTCCCTGCCGCATCTGTTTCGGGGAATCCAACTGATTAGAAATTAACTCTATTTGGGTATATCTAATAGTTCCTCTACTCAATGACCAAAGGTGAATGACTAACCTGTCGAGATTTTCGCGGGATCGCTGCATATTGTCGCGCAGATTGTCCCGGGAACGGGTCATGCTCGGTGGATCGAGGGTCTCCTTGCGGCGGAGGGCGTTGTGTGAGCTGTTCTTCGAGGCGGACTCGTGCAGGTTCTCCCAGGCTTGGCGGTAGTACCTACGAATGagaatttataataatattaaaataaatattgatattGAGGAAATCAACTTTAAACGCTGATCTAAAGAACATATATTCATATTCGTTTTGACCGTTATCGAGATGTTTTTAACCCACCTGTTGAGTCCATTGCGGGATCCGGAGGTGGAGCTATCGAAGCTGGCCACAGTGTTGCAGTCGGGCGAGGCGCGATGGCGATAGTGTTGTGTGGTTCGGTTTCTGTGGATTACACGAGAAATTACATTGGTCAGTTGATATTTCTGAGTAAATAGTTATAATACTGAATGCCAGGACGAAACAGTGTTGGGTTAGTCACAAAATCAGGCAAAAAAGAGGGTTAGGCACGGAGAACTACGCACACAGAGACAGAGACGGATAGATATGTTTGGAGAGAGACAGATGGAGGGCTAGAGAAAGAgacaggcaggcaggcaggcaaaaAGAGACAGAGACAGCGAACCAGGCGTGCagtgtttctgtgtgtgtgtgtgtgtgtggaagaGAGTCTTGTTGGTGGGTGATAGAtgcattgattgattgattgattgactgattgattgatggaGGTGCAACAGCAAAGAGTAGGATTATCGCCTCACAGCCCACAGCATTCGCAGCTTTCagtattttgtttgttggtgTTTGTTTCAGTGTTGCTTGTTTGATTGACTGACTGattgattgttgttgtttcgtgtggtgttgttgttgactgattgattgattgatttttgGGCTGCTTACATTTGTGCATATGGCCGCTTTGTTTGTTCTTGctctaaattatttttaatttgttttttttttgtcttgcaTCTTTggcacgttttttttttttagctttaagTGGTTTTTCCAGGTAGTAGCAGGTCTCTTTGGCTTGGTTTTCCATCGGTTTTCCATTTGTATTTCCTGTCGCTTTGCTTTTCATTCGGCTGCTCTACATATGGGAGTTGCTGAAGAGTCCAGCCCGGGCACGATATCCGCGTCCATAGCTGCTGAACTCCCGGCGACCCAGCTTCTGATCATCGAAGGGCAGTGCCAGTACGCTGTACCACATGGATGGCGCATGGACCAGACCACCAGCACTGCTCGATCCCACGCTCCCATAGCCACCGCCGTCGGGAAAGAGGTGACTCTGGGTTAATTGGGCGGTGGATGCGTAGCTGGTGGCACTGGTGGCCGTCGCCGTGGCATAGCTGGGCAATCGACTCGGTCGCGgtatcccgatcccgatcccaatTCCGATTCCCCCCTGGCCTTTCTTCGATTGCGATGGCTGCTTCTTTTGGCGGTGGCTCTGATGCAGTTGCTCCTGTTGTTGGTGGTacttctgttgctgctggcgtgTGTGGTTCTGGtggtgctgctcctgctgctgctgctgctggttgcgGTGGTGGAATTGCTGCTGGatctgctggtggtggtgatgatgaGCATGATGATGTTGGTAAGCGGTTAAGTGTTTGGCTAGGTGCCGCCGTTGGCTGTTCGGGGTGCTGACGAATGGTTTTGCCAAAAGACAGAGAGTGGGAGaagcaaaaacgaaaaaagagAGTTGTACAACGAGAAAGAGAAAGCGTTCGATGTTcaggtgtgtgcgtgtgcgtgagAGACTCTCTTTTTTTGTacaggtgtgtgtgtgagtgttgaGGTTTTCACAGAGAGATAGATTCAAAATTCCGGGGATTactgaaatcaaaataaaaccatCCAAAATTTGGGGGGCACTCAGCGACGAAAGAGAGAGGTTGTGACATGAAGAGCGAGACGGAGACAGCGTTTGTGAACTAGAGGGAGCGAGGCAGACAGatcgagagagagagagagagagagagagagagagagagacataCAGAGGACGTGAAAGGGACAGGGGGTGGCTGGACAGGTGGTGACCCCGACAACGACATCGACTTTCCTCCACACACAACATAATTATTGATATGAAATCACGGTCAATCTGATCTTATTACAAATTCCGTTACTGTGACATTTTTTAAGCATACTTAACAAAGATTCAAATCGAATAGGGTTTACTATTATAGTATAGTTTGGCCACAGTATTGAATTTGGAAGGTATTACAagatatttgaaaaaattacattaaaatgttttcattgatttagaaaatatattatgCTATTACAAATTATATTACTTTCATAAAATGGTGAGTGTCTCAAAAAACTTTGAAATCATTGGTGTTAATGTATATAAacttaaatcaaaaattctttaagtttattcaattaattgcattaccattataatttgaattaaacaTATCCCTATCAAAGCCCAGGCCgagtttaaataaatatattaaaatatattggTTAGCCAATCATCACCTTGATTATCTTTGGAGAACCTAACCAAATTGACCCCGAACATATCGGACTGATCACTGATCCCATATCTGCTCCCAATTTTCTGTGCCCGTTTCCCCGGCTGGATGACTCACCTTCGCACAAGGATCACGATCGTTGTGATGACGGCGGCCAGGAAGACGAAACCACCAAAAGCGCCCAGAGCAACGATGGCGCCCAGATTAAGTTTGGCCTCCTTGGTCTCCTTGCGGTCGGGATTATCGACGGCGAAGGGCACGTTGACATTGGGCGACTGGTTCTGCTGGATGTTGACACTGTCGGGGATCTCGTTGTCTTGCGGATGCGAATTGGCGATGATCTGCTGTGTATTCCGCGTGGTTGTCTCCACTTCGCCGGCGCTATTCGGAGCACCACTTGGTCGCGAGCTGCGCGGTGGTGTGGGTGCGTAGGTGGACGGTGGTTGCGGTGGCACCTGATGGGTGGTGGGCGGCAGGGCAGCCGGTGTGCTGTTCGGCTTCTTCGGTATGAGCACTGGACGAACTGTGCGTCGTGGTGGGAACTCCTCGCGAACGGTGCCAGGCACTGGAGGCACATTGATTTCCTCTTCGGATTCAGCTGGGGATTAAAAGTTAAAGGTGATGAAATTAGGAATAAGTTGCATACAAATTCGAACTAAAAATCTCTCCAAGGGATGACTAACATTAGCATGCAGTAAACCCAGGAGACCCTGGAACATGAGATATAATTCGTCGCTCTACTCACATTCGCCATTGATCTCCACCTGCGTGGGGCTGAGACTGGGATACGTGCCCACTGTGCTGGTGGAGCTGCCGCCAATGCCGCTGCTCGCCGTGGATACTGCTGGGCGGTAGGGGGTGCGGCTGGTGGTCGAGCTGACCACCTTGGGGCGGAACGGTGGTGGCGTGGCCACCGACGAGGGCACGGGAATGGTGGACGCGGCAGTGGGCTGAGTGGACGGTTCCAGTTTGATGCAACGCGGCAGGGCACTGCTCCATTGACCACTGGCCAGGCAGGTAAGCACTCGAGGTCCTTCCATGCGGTATCCGGGTGGACAACTGATCTCCGCCTTGGAGCCGTAGTATGTGCCATTGGGAGCGTTGATAATGGTGCTGTAGTAGTTGCCGGGCAGAGTGTCGCACTCCACAACTAGAAAACGATAAGTGAATTAGGTGGGATTAGGAATCTCTATCGATTGAGTTCTATATTCATGTCTACTCACTCTCACAACGTGGTGGAGGTCCATTCCAGCGCTCATCAAAGTCGCAGGTGAGCAAAGCTCGTCCTATCATCTCGTAACCCTCCTCGCACGAATACTTCACCAGGCTCAAGTAGCCAACCGTGTTGTTGAGCAGGGCGTAGGAACCATGGGCAATGCTGGCCGGCAGACCACACTCGATGTCTAGAGTAGGATTAGATATTAATTACCATACATCAGAGATAATCAAATGTGAAGTCATTTCTTAACGAAGCAACACTTGATGAGCGTATTAATACTTACACTTGCACACTGGCGGGAACTCATTGTAGAATCCAGTCTCCAGGCAGGTCCTCGTGGCGGGACCCACCAGCAGGTGATTGGCATCGCAGCTGTACTTGATCTGGGCGCCAACCTCGAATCCGTTCAGGGCTACCATCGTGGAATTGGGCGGTTGCTCCGGTCGGCCACAGGTCTTCGGTTGGTGCTGACAGATGAAGTTCAGCAGCGTGTTGCAGTTGGTATCGCTCCAGAGCCAGCCCTTGGAGCCATCAAATCGGGCACAATCCTCATCGCCGCCGGGATGACTCCAGAAGGAGACGGTCAGCTCGTCACCGTTCACCCATTTCCAGCTGCTGCGATCGCTGCCATCACGTACCGCTCCCATCCAGTACTGCGAACTGACGTCACTGCGATGACGCCGCCACAGCTCCCAACTGATGAATCCCTGCAGCGCCGGATTGCTCTCACTGATCAGCGTACCGCCACGGGATCGACAGAAGGACAGTGCGTCCAAAAAGTTCAGCGGCTGGCGGTTGTAGAAGATGTAGCACTTGCCATTGTACGAGGCCAGAGCTCCAGGCGGCTGATCGCGGAAGGTGGGACACCGCTCGATGGGCAGCGCTTGGTCCGTGTAGACGAACGCCTCGCAAATGGACAGCGGATTGGGTGTGCTATTCTCCAGGTGGACACTCACGAAGGCTCCCGGCATCGGGGGATTGCAGGGCAGGAAGAGCGGCTGTCCGGCCTCCAGGAGGCCCGTGAAGCGGTTGCAGATCGGATTTGTGCCCAAGTCCGGTCGGTTGTTGCCCACTCGCACTACAATTGTGGCGGGCTTATTGCCTGCAACGGGAGCATGTGACAATAAACGTTATTAAGGTTGCtatgcaaaaatgtttcaattttaTAACACATTCTTAAACAAGAATTCACATTCTGATTATCCTTAAAAATAATctgccttttggccaaaaataagaaaatattggTCTAAATGTGGAATGTTCCACCTTTTTGAGCTCGTAACAAAATTTGCAATCGACTGGCATgcacaaataaaatagttaaatTTTGACCgtttttcacaaaaaatgtTGATGACCCTTAAAAACAACTTATAAAAAAATTCTGGAAAAATATCTGGAATGTAAAGGGAAtttgatgtttttattttccgcaAAAAATAGGAATTTTTTCCAAAATCAAGAAAAGAATGGGCCAAGGGACTGTCTCACATTCGTTTTCAATGATTATTagatataaaatgtttattttcaattgattttataaGCAATAGACTTTTGATTAGGTAATCATTTCTGATCTACAAGATTAAACATACAAACATTAATTAGGCGCTGCCTAGTTTCTCAGCTCTTTCTATTGGTATTCCTGTTGTCACCATTTGGGCTTTGGCTTTGTCTGTCAGCGGGTCAGGCgggttcagttcagttcagttgagctcggttcggtttggtttgctGAAAGCCGCAGACGACTCAGCCTCATCGTCAGCCAAGTGAAAGTAATCATAAATTTCGGGCCGCACTGACTCACTGGGTCTGGGTTtcttgggtttttttttcagcttgtAGATCGAGTCCAAGACCAAGTCAAAGTCGCAGTCGAAGTCGAAGTCTTCGCTGTCGTCGCCAGAGCCGCACGAAAATCACATAACCAGCCAAAGATTCgaggagatggagatggaggcGAGGATGAAGATGGAGTTGGAGATGTGGATGGAGATGGGGGACTTCAGGTTGCTGGCAAGTGAAAGCATTAGGGAAAACTGGCTGGCAGTTGTTTGCTTTTGCCGCCGTTGCTGTTTCGgcaacccttttttttccacttaAAACAAAGACGATGTTTGGGGAAGAAGATCGTGCAGCATTTGCCATTTTAGCCAGTGAAGCTGGAGAGGTGCTCGAAAATCTGGTGGTAGCCTGGGCAGACTTATAGACTCGGTATAGACCCTGGCAGActgcctggctggctgactggcagCCTGGGAAAAGCGGGGCATTGAACTGTCCGTCGGGCAAGAGAGTTTCGTCCACAGAATGTGGTCCAAGCAGGTCTATTATTCGCCTTTATcgccatatatatatatatatacatttactATATGTTTGCGACAGGTTTAGGGTTGGGCCGCCGCGATAATGGTTGACTGCGGTTTGTATAAAAGCGAAAAAGTTGCCcaatttaatcaatttgcTGGAGGATTACCACGGGCTAATCGCCATTTGCTCGTTAAGTTTCTGTCTACCAAAGTTGCAATAAATTGTGGCAACCGAAAAAGGGAACAAAATGCGCAGCATTCATtcactttccatttttattgtttttttttttttggccaaggtAGTGAGGGTAGTTAGATAAAGCAACTTAAAATTTTCTACATGTATGTAGTCTGCGCATGCTTATTAATAAGAAACTTGCAGCTAAACTTACCGCAACAGGATTTGCCAAAGTCCAGACGCACCAGTTGCACCATGTAGGGTTCCAGGAGATTCACATACCACCAGGGCGATCGCTCCGCCTTCGTCAGCGAGCAGGTCTCCGGTGTGAAGAAGGCGGATGTGGAGCCATCGATGGCCTTTTGTGGAGCACCAGCGCCATCAGTGGAAATCTGCATGGGCGCCTTGCCAGCGGCAACGTTCAAAACTGTAAGTAAAATTGCGAATTAATTGATAAATCATAAAGAAGTTAGGATGTAGATAGAATGTTCATGCACATGTCGGGGTCAGTTTTTTGTAGgaataagtttaaaatataattttaaaactaagccTCAATAACATATTTAatgatgttttttttattgtaggTGTTCTTCTCTCAAAATGTTATATAATTAGCCAAGTTCCTATGTAGAACCAATGATAATTTATGCTAACTGCATTGTTGATGAGCAAATATAAAGATAGGGGTCATTGGTAATTATTTGGGAATTCAAGGCGCATTGCGGCGATGAAGATATCAGTCTTGGTCCGCTTTTCAAGCGATTTGCTAGCCAGTTGGAGTCGTTCTTGGATTCAGTTGGTCCGAGGGCCGGAGCACCAGAGTTCCCAGAGTGGGCCCAAGGCCCGGCTAATTGGCCGCGGGCCCTGACACGGTTTGTGGCCAAAACGAGTGAAGACAAAGCAATAACAACTCGaaaagaccaaaaaaaaaatctaacaATGTTCTGCCTGGCGAATTTGTCAAGAGACCTTCGTTCTGGCCCGGGCCCATtgtctttattattattttttttttcatctttAGTTTATTTTACGGACCTGGAGATTTTTATGcgctggccaaaaagcaaaagtgaAATTTAATGTCGGCTCAACTTTTACTTGCTCACCTGGCCGGGCTTAATTACATCGCTCGCCACGCACTTCTGCGGCATTGGGATTCATTAATCAGATGCATCTGTCGGATAAGACGGGTTTGGTTTTGGATCCAACGGCTtggaaactttttttttgcgacgACTGCTTTCTAACTTGGGACTAAGCCACCGCCCAATTTCGCTCTGTGTAGCAGCCAGCAGGTGTTTGCCGGTGTGACAAATGccttttaatttcatttaattaatttcctatcGCCTGTCTAGCTGCCAGCCTGCTGAGTCACTATGGATCAAAATTTGAattacaaaaccaaaaccaggTCTACAGATCCATAGATGATCAGAGAAAATCCGATTTTAAGTTCGGGCGATCGCggctttgttttccttttctatAAGAGCGTCATAAACTTGCAATCAGCCAACACAGCGGGGAATTTGGGGGTCAGATACAGCAACTATAGATCTCACGATTTACTCGACCTCGTGTCAAAGAATTTTAAGGGAATATTAATCGACTCACACAAAGTGAAGGAATTAAAATCGAATTGGGTCAGTCAAAGtgaaatcataaattttagCGTGAAATATcgtttcatttgattttactTTCGATGTATGAATTCTTTGGATCGCTTtctaatgaaaatatatattttaattgcactttGAAATTGTTTGATTATCCAGACCAACAATTTTCCCTCACTTTCCCAGGCATTATCAATGGGTATCAACACTTACTACTGCCTCAGATCGATCGACTTATCGTTGAGATCTCTAGCAACAAAGAGCCCGTTGAAATTTTGATGGATCGTTAAAGGGCCGCCTTTTTACCGAGAATTATTTTACGCCCCCCAAATCGATCAATTCATTCAACAAATGCCGGCATTCATTGACTAGAAATCCATTTGCCGCCGCTCTCGTTGTGTCAGTCAATTCGGGTTccgttttttttatttggcccACGGAAGTGCATGTCTGGTGGTGAATTCACTtagaacatttatttattttcgtgcCCGACACGTTTTACCCTTTTATTTGCTCGTGTCCGTTGGCTTTTCTACGTTCAAAGTCACAAAAGTGGGTCAATCTGATCGAGCGAGGCAATTGCTGAATTCTTCCCACCTCGCGGCTTCTCTCTGCGCATCCCGCCTTTCTTCGCTGGccagtctttttttttttacacatacacacacacacacatacgcattGGATTTTAGCCCAATTTTGCGCGTTTTGTTAATCATGTTTCGCTTTCGGTTAACAACTTTGCATTCAATTGGAATGCCATGTGCTCTCTTTCACAGCGGCcagcatacatatgtacatacaaagAAAATCGAGtttgaattaaattgttttaactTTAATTAACGAAATTTAATCtcgaaaaagtttttcattttgctcAAATACTTTTGGTTCTATCTTTTCTTTTGGAATAATGAGCGACTATTTTAAAATCTTGCCtgtttaaatgcatttttataataaactACTCTCTTTATCTACAAATAATATCATTTCTTTCTgtgttacaatattttgagAACGCTTCCAACTTCGTGGCGGTGAAAGTAGTTCCCAGTTCGCGGCCACGTCCGATTTGGAATCGAAGTCGCCTCCGAGGCGCTAATTGAGTTGACGAACGGCAACGGCAAGTTCGTGTCCGCagtcttttgtttggctgTTTGAATTTGTGAGTGCTTGTGTGTATTTCTTGCTTACCGCAGAACGGAATGCCCTCGGGCACCCATTGCCCCTTGTCGCAGACACGCCGCGCCGGTCCCAGAAGCTCGAATCCCCGCTCGCAGCTGTAGGAGGCCACCGTGCCCTGGGTGAGATTCGCATTCGAGAAGACGACGCTGCTGTGCGCCGGCGATCCCGGGAAACTGCAACCGGCATCTGCAAGGTAGaagaaattattattagaTTATATGGCCATCAATTACTCGTATTC
The DNA window shown above is from Drosophila melanogaster chromosome X and carries:
- the RpL37-1 gene encoding ribosomal protein L37-1, isoform B → MTKGTSSFGKRHNKTHTLCRRCGRSSYHIQKSTCAQCGYPAAKLRSYNWSVKAKRRKTTGTGRMQHLKVVRRRFRNGFREGTQAKPKKAVASK